In Populus nigra chromosome 1, ddPopNigr1.1, whole genome shotgun sequence, one genomic interval encodes:
- the LOC133691950 gene encoding uncharacterized protein LOC133691950 produces the protein MVGPPRHLLLPIILTSIGAVILFSLHQSTHPIPNPDFIPINTLIKTPNPQFTPQDFTFLIKVLAFNRLDSLSRCLNSLSAANYGGDTVHLHIHVDHFALTNESLNVIDKKLEESRKVLNFIDGFDWKFGNKVVHYRTNNVGLQAQWLEAWWPSSDHEFAFIVEDDLEVSPLFYKFVRGLIDNYYYNASNFSPSVYGASLQRPRFVPGKHGNKIHLDSETRLFLYQLVGTWGQILFPKPWKEFRLWYDLHKSKGIKPFLDGMVTNGWYKRMGERIWTPWFIKFIYSRGYFNIYTNFQHERALSVSHRDAGVNYGKTAGPDSQLLDGSSLDFNLLEMQPLSNLKWYDYCFREVLSGRIGRTLDEVGSILRTVQKDRSVLLVTIFGESGTITRNMLCHLERLNIRNYVLIGPGSDFLFDLARRGHPVIDADQFFNYLRAQRVMGFQHSSAELMKNVLVNAYVIKKCLEDGYDSLTVDANVLFLSKVQEFINPSSDLCAGKSLGFFFVRSSSSAQEIWADLLKKVAATIGKGSLQGESANFVYFVVKFLEQNGAGILRVDEASIGIQIHANAFNQSSLEAGKKMVYWSTDTSLDLIQRRLQELSLWVVDGDSSCTAVVCHES, from the exons ATGGTAGGCCCACCAAGACACTTACTTCTTCCCATCATTCTCACCTCCATTGGTGCCGTCATCCTGTTCTCCCTCCACCAATCCACTCACCCCATCCCTAACCCTGATTTCATCCCAATCAACACCTTAATCAAGACCCCAAATCCCCAATTCACTCCTCAAGATTTCACGTTCCTAATCAAAGTTCTTGCCTTTAACCGCCTAGACTCGCTCTCCAGGTGCCTTAACTCCCTCTCCGCCGCCAACTACGGCGGAGACACTGTCCATCTCCACATCCACGTCGACCACTTTGCTCTCACCAATGAATCCCTCAACGTTATAGATAAAAAGCTTGAGGAATCGCGAAAAGTGTTGAACTTTATTGATGGGTTTGATTGGAAATTTGGAAACAAAGTGGTGCATTATAGGACTAATAATGTTGGGTTGCAAGCTCAATGGCTAGAAGCTTGGTGGCCAAGTTCAGATCATGAATTTGCGTTTATTGTGGAGGATGATTTGGAAGTTTCACCGctgttttataaatttgtgaGGGGTTTGATTGATAATTACTATTACAATGCGTCGAATTTTAGTCCTTCTGTTTATGGCGCTTCACTTCAGCGTCCAAGGTTTGTCCCAG GTAAACAtggaaacaaaatacatttgGATAGTGAAACACGTCTTTTCTTGTACCAATTGGTTGGTACTTGGGGTCAGATTCTCTTTCCGAAACCTTGGAAAGAGTTTAGGTTGTGGTATGATCTGCACAAGTCCAAGGGCATCAAGCCATTTCTTGATGGAATG GTGACTAATGGGTGGTACAAAAGGATGGGAGAAAGAATCTGGACTCCTTGGTTCATTAAATTCATCTACTCTAGAGGTTATTTTAATATCTACACAAATTTTCAGCATGAGAGAGCACTCAGTGTCTCTCACAGGGATGCTGGTGTTAACTATGGAAAAACTGCTGGGCCTGACTCCCAATTATTGGACGGAAGTTCTCTTGACTTCAACTTACTGGAAATGCAACCACTGAGTAATCTGAAATGGTATGATTACTGCTTTAGAGAAGTTCTTTCTGGAAGGATTGGAAGGACCTTGGATGAAGTTGGGTCTATTCTTCGGACTGTGCAGAAAGATCGGAGTGTTCTGCTTGTGACTATATTTGGGGAATCAGGCACAATCACGAGGAACATGCTTTGCCACTTGGAGAGGCTAAATATAAGGAACTATGTATTGATAGGCCCTGGGTCTGACTTTCTATTTGATCTTGCTAGAAGAGGGCATCCTGTGATTGATGCTGACCAGTTTTTCAATTATCTTAGAGCACAGAGAGTAATGGGATTTCAACACTCCAGTGCAGAGCTGATGAAGAACGTTTTAGTGAATGCTTATGTAATCAAGAAGTGTTTAGAAGATGGGTATGATTCTTTGACAGTGGATGCAAACGTGCTTTTCCTCAGTAAAGTTCAAGAGTTCATTAATCCTTCCAGTGACCTATGTGCTGGGAAGAGCTTgggatttttctttgttaggaGCTCTTCTTCTGCTCAAGAAATTTGGGCTGATCTCCTGAAGAAGGTAGCTGCCACAATAGGTAAGGGTTCGTTACAGGGAGAGAGCGCAAATTTTGTATACTTTGTGGTGAAATTCTTGGAACAGAATGGTGCAGGAATTCTCAGGGTTGATGAGGCAAGCATTGGCATCCAGATTCATGCCAATGCTTTTAACCAATCATCTTTGGAGGCTGGGAAGAAAATGGTTTATTGGTCTACAGACACAAGTTTGGATTTGATTCAAAGGCGGCTTCAAGAATTGAGTTTGTGGGTTGTAGATGGTGACTCTTCTTGCACTGCTGTTGTTTGTCATGAGTCATAG